A genome region from Physeter macrocephalus isolate SW-GA chromosome 4, ASM283717v5, whole genome shotgun sequence includes the following:
- the IGSF8 gene encoding immunoglobulin superfamily member 8, which translates to MGALGPKPPPPLLLLILGVGCCAREVLVPEGPLYRVAGTAISISCNVTGYEGPAQQDFEWFLYRPEAPEAALGIVSTRDTRFSYAVFGPRVAAGEVQVQRLQGDAVVLKIARLQAEDAGIYECYTPSTDAHYLGSYSGKVELRVLPDMLQVSAALPGPRGRQAPTSPPRLMVHEGQELALGCLARTSTQKHTHLAVSFGRAVPEAPVGRATLQEVVGLRPDLAVEAGAPYAERLAAGELRLGKEGTERYRMVVGGAQADDAGTYHCTAAEWIQDPDGSWAQIAEKRAVLAHVDVQTLSSQLAVTVGPGERRIGPGEPLELLCNVSGALPPPGRHAAYSVGWEMAPAGAPGPGRLVAQLDTEGVGSLGPGYEGRHIAMEKVASRTYRLRLEAARPGDAGTYRCLAKAYVRGSGARLREAASARSRPLPVHVREEGVVLEAVAWLVGGTVYRGETASLLCNISVRGGPPGLRLAASWWVERLEEGELSSAPAQLVGGVGQDGVAELGVRPGGGPISVELVGPRSHRLRLHDLGPEDEGVYHCAPSAWVQHADYSWYQAGSARSGPVTVYPYTHALDTLFVPLLVGAGVALAIGATILGSITCCFMKRLRKR; encoded by the exons ATGGGCGCCCTCGGTCCCAaaccgccgccgccgctgctgctgttAATCCTGG GAGTCGGGTGCTGTGCCCGGGAGGTGCTAGTCCCTGAGGGGCCCCTGTATCGCGTGGCTGGCACAGCCATCTCCATCTCCTGCAATGTCACTGGCTACGAGGGCCCTGCCCAGCAGGACTTCGAGTGGTTCCTGTACAGGCCTGAGGCCCCAGAGGCTGCCCTGGGCATTGTCAGTACCAGGGATACCCGATTCTCCTATGCTGTCTTTGGGCCCCGAGTGGCAGCTGGTGAGGTACAGGTGCAGCGTCTGCAGGGTGATGCCGTGGTGCTCAAGATTGCCCGCCTGCAGGCCGAGGATGCTGGCATTTACGAGTGCTACACACCCTCCACTGATGCCCACTACCTGGGCAGCTACAGCGGCAAAGTGGAACTGAGAG TTCTTCCAGATATGCTGCAGGTATCTGCTGCCCTGCCAGGGCCCCGGGGCCGTCAGGCCCCGACTTCACCCCCTCGCCTGATGGTGCACGAGGGACAGGAGCTGGCACTGGGCTGCCTGGCACGGACGAGCACGCAGAAGCACACACACCTGGCCGTGTCCTTTGGGCGAGCTGTGCCCGAGGCGCCAGTGGGGCGAGCAACTCTGCAGGAAGTGGTGGGACTCCGGCCCGACCTGGCTGTGGAGGCCGGAGCTCCCTATGCTGAGCGGCTGGCGGCAGGGGAGCTGCGGCTGGGCAAGGAGGGGACTGAGCGCTACCGCATGGTGGTGGGGGGCGCCCAGGCGGACGACGCGGGCACCTACCACTGTACTGCTGCTGAGTGGATTCAGGATCCCGATGGCAGCTGGGCCCAGATCGCGGAGAAGAGGGCTGTCCTGGCCCACGTGGACGTGCAGACGCTGT CCAGCCAGCTGGCAGTGACAGTGGGGCCTGGTGAACGTCGGATCGGCCCAGGGGAGCCCTTGGAACTGCTGTGCAATGTGTCAGGGGCCCTGCCCCCACCAGGCCGTCATGCCGCGTACTCCGTGGGCTGGGAGATGGCACCTGCAGGGGCACCTGGGCCCGGCCGCCTGGTTGCCCAGCTGGACACGGAGGGTGTGGGCAGCCTGGGCCCTGGCTACGAGGGCCGGCATATTGCCATGGAGAAGGTGGCTTCCAGAACCTACCGGCTACGGCTGGAGGCTGCCCGGCCTGGGGATGCGGGCACCTACCGCTGCCTCGCCAAGGCCTATGTCCGAGGGTCTGGGGCCCGGCTTCGGGAAGCCGCCAGTGCCCGCTCCCGGCCCCTCCCCGTGCATGTGCGTGAGGAAG GTGTGGTGCTGGAGGCTGTGGCCTGGCTAGTGGGAGGCACAGTGTACCGCGGGGAGACGGCCTCCCTGCTCTGCAACATCTCTGTGCGGGGCGGCCCCCCCGGGCTGCGGCTGGCTGCCAGCTGGTGGGTGGAgcggctggaggagggggagctgagctctgcccctgcccagctGGTGGGTGGCGTGGGCCAGGACggtgtggcagagctgggggtcCGGCCCGGAGGAGGCCCTATCAGCGTGGAGCTGGTGGGGCCCCGAAGCCATCGGCTGAGACTCCACGACTTGGGGCCCGAGGACGAAGGCGTGTACCACTGTGCCCCCAGCGCCTGGGTGCAGCACGCTGACTACAGCTGGTACCAGGCGGGCAGTGCCCGCTCGGGGCCTGTCACGGTCTACCCGTACACACATG CCCTGGACACCCTGTTTGTGCCCCTGCTGGTGGGTGCAGGGGTTGCCCTAGCCATCGGAGCCACCATCCTGGGCTCCATCACCTGCTGCTTCATGAAGAGGCTGCGGAAGCGGTGA